The following DNA comes from Frankia casuarinae.
CACCGCCGCGCGACGAGCGGATCGGGCGACCGCGCCGCACCGATCACAATGCACAGCCAGCCGCACATCCAGACATCCGGCCGACCATGAACGCGGTGCCGAGGAGGAACGGTCCCCTCAACGTCGTTGACCGACGCCCGTTCCGGAGCACTCCAGCGGCGGTTCCAGCGCGAGGGATGCGCACCCCTACGAGGTAGTCCGACACCGGAAGCGGGGGTACCCCTTCTGGCCCCCTCATCGGGAGGTAGGCCATGGCCCGGAACATTCTCGGCTTCCCTGAACACCGTTCCCCGCAGGCGTGTCGGGAATACGGATGACGGGGACAGCCGGGTACAGCGAAAACAGCCCTACGAGGCCCTCCGCAAGCCCCCTACGGGGTTAGTCCGGAGGTTGGCTCGGGGGTTAGTCTGGGGGTAGTCCGGCCTAGGCGCCGGTTCCACCGTCGGCAGCCGTTGCCATCGGCCGCCGGCCATCGGCCATCGTGATTCTCCGCGGCTCGGCTACCCGGTCGGCTACCCGGGGCAGCCGCTCGGACGGTCCGCCGAGAGTTGCCGTTGTTTAATGTTGTGCGCTTTCGTTGCTTCAGCACGATTGCCCGATGTCATACGACGATGATCTGTTGTTGCGGGGGTGGACGCCAGTCGGATGATCGGCGGGGCTGCCGCCGAGGGAGGCCGGGATTTCTTTGGGTCGCAGACGTGGGTGGATCAGGCGCGGGTGACCTGGCGCCCATGCTGGCGGCGAGGTAGGTGTGTTGTCTGACATGACAGTGGGTAACAGTAGAGCTTCTGGCGACATTTCCTGCCTATCCGTTGTGTCAAGGCAGTGTTCTGTCGGTGCGGGGCGCCTGCGTGCGGGAGGCCGGACTCTCGGGGTCGGTGGTCGACATCGACCTGTTCGGGGTAGGCGAACCGGTGGCACCGCACTGCCCGCTCCCCCCGACGCGGGCGGTGCGACCCGCACGGACCGATCAGGCGCGACCGCCTGTCGGACATCACTCGTCCGCAGGACCCTTCCGCACGACTGTTCCGCACGACTCTTCTGCAGGTGAGGCATGTACGCGGCACGGACGGACGGGTAGGAGTTGACTGACGGCACCTGGCGGCACCCGAGAGGACAAGGTGGACCGATGAGCCTGAGCATCCGCAACCGACTGACCGGAACCGTCACCGACATCACCGAAGGTGCGGTGATGAGCACCGTGACCGTCGATCTTTCCGGCGGGCAGACCGTCACCGCCGCGGTGACCCTTGATGCGATCAAGGATCTCGGCCTCTCGGTGGGGGCCACCGTCGAGATTCTGATCAAGTCCACCGAGGTGGCGCTGGCCACGGGCGGCGTGGACGGTCTGAGCATCCGTAACCGGCTGCGCGGCACGGTATCCAGCCTGGAGACCGGCGGTGCCATGGCCGTCGTGCACATCGCCCTCGACGGTGGCGGCGTGCTCACCGCGGCGATCACCCTGGCCGCCGCGACCGACCTCGCTCTGGCCGCGGGTTCCTCGGTGACTGCCCTGGTCAAGTCGACGGAGGTGGCCCTCGCGACAGCCTGACGGGGCCGGCTGCGCGCTTAACCGCGGAGTCGAGCCGGGTCTTGGTCCCGGGGCACGTTCGAACAGGGGAGAGACGCTGTGCGGGCGACCTTCGTGGTGGGACGGATCGCTGGAGTCCGGATCGGGGTCCACTGGAGCGTGCTGCTCATCTTCGGCATCATCGCGTTCGGCCTCGCGCAGGGCCGCCTCCCACAGGCCTACCCGGGCCATGCCCTGGTGGTGTACTGGGTGGCGGCTCTTGCCGCCGCAGTGGTTTTCTTCGCCTCGCTGCTCGCCCACGAGGTGGCGCACGCCGTGGTGGCCCAGCGCAACGGGGTGGCCGTGGACGACATCGTGTTGTGGCTGCTGGGCGGGGTGGCCCGGCTGAAGTCGGAGGCGTCGAGCCCGGCAGCGGAGCTGCGGATCGCTGGTGTCGGCCCACTCGTCAGCCTCTTGCTGGGCGGGCTCTTCGTGCTGGGCGCCTGGCTGCTCGCCCTGGCGTCCGCGCCCGAACTCCTGATCGAGGTGGTGGCCTGGCTGGCGGGCATCAACCTGCTGCTCGCCGTCTTCAACGCCTTTCCCGCCGCTCCGCTCGACGGTGGGCGGCTGCTGCGCGCCTTCCTGTGGTGGCGTACGGGAGATCGGCTGCGGGCGACCGCCGGGGCCACCGCGGCCGGACGCGTCCTCGGCTGGCTGCTCGTCGTTCTGGGACTCCTCGTGTTCATGAGAGGCGGCGGATTCGGCTGGCTCTGGCTGGCCCTGATCGGCTCGTTCCTCATCGCGGCCGCCACCGCCGAGGGACGGCAGGCGCAGTTGCGCGGTGTGCTCGCCGGCGTCCCGGTACATGACGCCATGACGACGAAACCGCTCACGGTGCCCGCGGCCCTGACCGTCGCGGACCTGCTGGCCGGCCCGCTGTACCGGTACCGGCACTCGGCGTTCCCGGTGACCGGCGAGAACGGAGCCCCGGTCGGGCTGGTGACCCTGGACGGCGCCAAGCAGGTGCCGCCGGAGAAGAGCGGCACGGTAACGGTAAGCGAGGTGATGGTGCCACTGTCGCGGACCACCATCGCGGGTCCCGACGACCCGCTGGCGGATCTGCTGCCGCGCATGGAGCCCGGCGCCGAGCACCGCGTCCTGGTGATGGATCAAGGCAGACTCGTCGGGATCCTGTCCCTGTCGGACATCAGCCGCACGGTGACGTGGCTGATGAACGCCGCCCCCGGGCCGCGCGAAGTCCCGTGACCGAACCCCACCGCCAACGCGGGCCTTCGGCTACCGCGGTTGGCGGCGGTCAGCGGAGATCGTGGGGTTCCCTGGCGGCATCGTCAGGTTCCCTGGCGGCATAGATCGCTGTTTCGGCGCGGATGGCGGCGGCCACGTTTCGGGCCGCCGCCGCGACCTCGGGGTCAAGTCCGAGGCCTGCGGAGAAGGTATGGCCGCAGATTGCGTAGATGACGAGATGCCGGGGAAGCCAGCCGAGTGTTCGGCTGATCTCGATGGTGTCCGCGAGGCCGAGCGCGTGGGTCGATGGCCCGACGAGATCCGCCGGTAGTGTGCGCTCGTTGGCCGGTATGCGGTGCACAGTTCCGGGCGGGGCCGCGGAATGGGCGGCGTCGATGATCCAGACGGCGTCGGCCCCTTCCCAGGCGGCGAACAGCCCTGTCGGCTCGCCGGCGCCTTCGAGTACGTCGACGCCGGCTGGGAGCGTGCAGCGTAGCTGCCGCGCGACTGCCAGGCCGACGGCGTCGTCGTGTCGGTAGGGATTGCCGATCCCGATGACGGTCAGCCGTGTTCGATGTGGAGAGTCAGGAAGTGGGTCGCACATGAGATGCAGGGGTCGTAGTTGCGGATGGCCCGTTCGCAGCGCAGGGCGAGTTCGGGCTCCGACAGGTTCATGAAGCGTTCCACCACACCGCGCAGGTCTTCTTCGATCGGACGTTGGTTCTGGGCGGTTGGTGGCACGATCTTTGCGTCGAGGATGGTGCCGTTGTGGTCGATCGTGTAGCGGTGGTAGAGCAGGCCGCGGGGTGCCTCCGTGACCCCGTATCCGGTTCCCGCCCGGGGCGGGGCCTCCAGCGCGGAGGGGTCGGGCTCGGTGTAGTCCGCGATGATCCGCAGCGCCTCGTCGGCGGCGTGGACCATCTCGATGCAGCGCACGATGATGCTGCGGTAGGGGTTGCGCTCCGGTGGGCGCAGGCCGATCTCGGCGGCGGTCTCGCGGGCGGCGGGCGCCAGCCGCTCCGCGCCCAGCGCGAAGCGAGCCAGCGGTCCGGTGAGGTAGGAGCCGCCCGCGGCCAGGGTCGAGTGCAGGGCGTTCGACCAGGGCACCTGTTCTTCGGTGAAGTGCCGGTCGTAGTCGGCCGGGGCGATGTCGAGGCCAGCGGTGGAGGCGATCCGGCCGCGCTCAACGGGGTATTCGCCAGGTTGGTGGAGCGCGACGAAGGTCTGGTGGAGTTCGTCTTCGGGGAAGTCCAGGGCGGCGGTGAATCGGGCCGTGTCCCGGGCGATGTCTCGCGCCTGTTCCAGTTGCCCGACAAGCTCGGTCAGGTCACGCCGGCGTGGTGCCCGGTACCAGCCGCCGACCCGCGCGTTGACGGGGTGGATCGCGCGGCCGCCGATGACCGTCATGAGCGTGTTGCCGGCCTTCTTCAGCGTGAGTCCCAGCTTGACCAGGGCGGGCTGGTCCTGGGCAAGATGCAGTGCGCTGTCGTAGCCGAGGAAGTCCGGTAGGTGCAGCAGGAAGACGTGTAGTGCGTGACTCTCGATCCATTCACCGCAGTAGATGAGCCGCCGTAGGGCGGCGGGTGGGCCGGTGACCGTGACGTCGCAGATTTGTTCGATGGCCGCCAGCGCGCTCATCTGGTAGGCGACCGGGCAGATGCCGCAGATCCGGGCGGTGATGTCGGGTGGCTCGGTGTAGGCCCGGCCGCGGAGGAACGCCTCAAAGAAGCGCGGCGGTTCGAAGATCTTCAGGTGGGCCTCGTCCACC
Coding sequences within:
- a CDS encoding TOBE domain-containing protein, which encodes MSLSIRNRLTGTVTDITEGAVMSTVTVDLSGGQTVTAAVTLDAIKDLGLSVGATVEILIKSTEVALATGGVDGLSIRNRLRGTVSSLETGGAMAVVHIALDGGGVLTAAITLAAATDLALAAGSSVTALVKSTEVALATA
- a CDS encoding site-2 protease family protein, whose product is MRATFVVGRIAGVRIGVHWSVLLIFGIIAFGLAQGRLPQAYPGHALVVYWVAALAAAVVFFASLLAHEVAHAVVAQRNGVAVDDIVLWLLGGVARLKSEASSPAAELRIAGVGPLVSLLLGGLFVLGAWLLALASAPELLIEVVAWLAGINLLLAVFNAFPAAPLDGGRLLRAFLWWRTGDRLRATAGATAAGRVLGWLLVVLGLLVFMRGGGFGWLWLALIGSFLIAAATAEGRQAQLRGVLAGVPVHDAMTTKPLTVPAALTVADLLAGPLYRYRHSAFPVTGENGAPVGLVTLDGAKQVPPEKSGTVTVSEVMVPLSRTTIAGPDDPLADLLPRMEPGAEHRVLVMDQGRLVGILSLSDISRTVTWLMNAAPGPREVP
- a CDS encoding hydrogenase maturation protease, whose protein sequence is MCDPLPDSPHRTRLTVIGIGNPYRHDDAVGLAVARQLRCTLPAGVDVLEGAGEPTGLFAAWEGADAVWIIDAAHSAAPPGTVHRIPANERTLPADLVGPSTHALGLADTIEISRTLGWLPRHLVIYAICGHTFSAGLGLDPEVAAAARNVAAAIRAETAIYAAREPDDAAREPHDLR
- a CDS encoding Ni/Fe hydrogenase subunit alpha → MRATRTIAPPPLTRVEGEGRLLIKITDGRVDEAHLKIFEPPRFFEAFLRGRAYTEPPDITARICGICPVAYQMSALAAIEQICDVTVTGPPAALRRLIYCGEWIESHALHVFLLHLPDFLGYDSALHLAQDQPALVKLGLTLKKAGNTLMTVIGGRAIHPVNARVGGWYRAPRRRDLTELVGQLEQARDIARDTARFTAALDFPEDELHQTFVALHQPGEYPVERGRIASTAGLDIAPADYDRHFTEEQVPWSNALHSTLAAGGSYLTGPLARFALGAERLAPAARETAAEIGLRPPERNPYRSIIVRCIEMVHAADEALRIIADYTEPDPSALEAPPRAGTGYGVTEAPRGLLYHRYTIDHNGTILDAKIVPPTAQNQRPIEEDLRGVVERFMNLSEPELALRCERAIRNYDPCISCATHFLTLHIEHG